The Sminthopsis crassicaudata isolate SCR6 chromosome 5, ASM4859323v1, whole genome shotgun sequence genome contains the following window.
GTATCCCCCGCCCCCCATCTCAGCCATCGGGGCGGAACCCTTCTACACTACAGAGGGGCCTGGGGAGCCCCTCCCACTCCACCCCTAGTGCCTTCCCCCCACAGTACCCCAGAGCAGCTCAGCCCAGGGAGGGGAGGGCTGCTTAGCTGATCCCTTCCCTACCAGAGGAagcctcttatttatttattagcttttgTTTACACCCTGGAATTACCCCCCATCCCCCCGGGGGTTCTGGGGGCGGAGCCCAGGGCCCCTTCTGATTCCCATCCCCTGGTTGTATTTAGCTGCCAAATAAAATTCCCACTGGCCCCCCTTTTTCTCTGGGGGGGCTGGGTGctgtcccctccccccctttgTTTACATCCCCCTTCCCTCCCGCTGTATCGCATATTGCTGAGTTTTCTATTTTTGCAAAATAAAGTGATGGAAACTCATGGGATctgacttggggggggggggctgggagtGGAAGGAGGCGGCTGAAGACTTGCCTGAGGGCCAAGGTGGGACTGGCAGgtgttctttcccttccttttccctcctggaTGGGAAACTGCTGCGTGAGAATACTGCTAAAGGGAGTGAGATCTGGAAAGCAGATTGGGAAtcttgggaaggggaagaatTGGTGTGTGGATCAGGTGAATCTCTCCCAGGCCTACCTGGACCTATACCTCGCATGGCCACTAGGGGGTAGCTGCACGTTCTCAGCAGAAACGGGTGGGTGTCGGGTGGAGCTTGAACAAGATTATACACTTAGGAAGCTTGGGTTAGATCTCCCCATTTCCTCCATCACCTGCCTTACTCCTTCCAAACGCACACACTCCCCACCTGAGAGCATCCAGTTTAGAATCTGTTTGATTTCCTGGATTGAATTGGGGGTGAGGGGTTGAATAGCCACTTTGCAGAGAGGTCAGTGCTGGGAGTGGGATCTGGGGGAGAGAAGAGACCACAGATGGGAAATtaagaatcaggagaaaaaaaatgctggagATGACTGGGATGGATACTGGGGGATACCCTTAAAAGGGTAGATAATTAGGGAGCAGGGATGTTACCGGGGGTCCCATAACTTGTTcaaacaaaaacttattttccttttaggcTTTCCTTGCTAGTCTTTGCTTatagaggggaagggaagaaatcaTACACCACATTTCCCATCCCTAACATTTGTCTCATTGTCCCTAGTTCTCAGATATTGCTTTCTACCtccaacaacaaacaaaacattctacctaaaaaaagaatttattttttattttcggGGGAAGGAGAGGCAATTTAGTAtcagaggatggatttgaactcagatcctaaaTTTAGTTGCCCCTGTGAGATTTGTCTTGATCGTGAATCCTGCTTGACTGAGCACCTAAGATTAAATTTGAGATCCCCATTCAATCCATACTCCTTAGGTGTagatcttttctctcattttgctCCTCCATCATTGACCTTTCTAATCTCCAGTCTCTACAGCCCTCTTCAATTTCTACCTCCCATCATCTCCCATTCTGTCCTTTCCAGGTTTATTCTAGATTTTTCCATCTACTTTATCTCCATCCCTCCATTCTTCCATCTGCCATCCTCCCTACCCTCTTTCTGCAATAGCTCCCAAACAGTATTATCCCCGTTTCTCCTAggcttcccccccttttttcctgTCCTTCCTGCATGGGTTCTCTCCCTCTATATCTTTTAGCtaatcttcccttccccccatcccactTACATGAAAACATCTCCCCCCTCTAGAAGTTCCCCCTCCAATTCTGGGTGTGTCACTTCCTCCCTAGTAGGCCCCTAGGCAGATGTAAATAGCACAAAGGCAGATCCTGCTAGAGGAAGAGCTCTGCACCTGTGAGTAACTGGAGAACCCAGTCCCTCTACCTGTAACTCCCTTCCATAACTGTCTCTGACCTAGTGAGGCTGGACACCTAGGCTCCCCCGACTATCCAGCATGAAGACTTCTGAGTCCCAAGGCTAGGAAGAAGTGAGGGAGTCTTAGGGTTTAAGGTGACTTACTCATTTCTTGCTACTGAGGGGACACTTAAGCCCTGGCCTCCTAACTACATGTagtctttctgattttattttctctaagcAAAGGACTGGGGTGGGTAGAAAAGAGACAGGGAGGAGAGATAAGGGGAAAGCTTTTTTAGCAACCCAAAATTAACTTGCAATTCTTCCTGGGTCCCCAACTTAGCACCTCTTATTGCTAATAGCTCCAACTCCCATTCTCTAAGGAAAGGAGGCCAAAAGGCAGTGGTACCATCCTTTCCTAGAATCCCTCCAAGGTACTAGTCCTGTATGATTATGAACAGGGGTGTCAGTACTAAAGCAGGCTCCTGGAGTTAGTACCcacagaaatctgggaaatgggaagatattagaagagaaagaagaagactgaGGGGCATGAAaacaggaagagaaaacaaaaggaagagaggggaagtgTAGAGAGAGAAATGGGGTGAGCCAATTAGGATTATGGGGAAAAGACATAATTTGAACTCTGATGATCAAGAGTTAAGATTTTGAGGAAGGACAAAGAAAGCAGcagtagaaggaagaaaggaagaggcagGGTTGGTGGAGAGAGAGCATTATTATtgaaagagacagggacagagaaacagaaaaggtgaCTTGGAGTAAAAAGAattgaaggaaaaagaggggCAGAGTTGGGTGGAAGAGGAATTGGGGGACAGAACTAAGTGGAAAGTCCATGACTTCCCAAGAGAAGATAAGTAACTGGGTGAGGATTACAAATTGTCTCTAAGTTTGTCCCACAAAGCTAGGGGTTCTAAAAGGGTGGAGGCCCCTAGCTTTGTAGGAAATGAGTCAGAACCAGGAGAGGTGCTTTCATTTCTCCCCCCACAAACACAAACATCAACCACAAAGAACTGAAGTTAGACTAAAGCTGAAATCTAGAGgttggggaagaagagaaaggggacaTCTGCTTCTCTCTCACCCCTGCCCCATACTCCTGGGCTGTAATTACCTTTGGAAGACTCCTGCACCAATTTCTGGTTTGCATTTATTACAGCAAGAGTCTACCTGGTCCTCCAGAAACCATATCAGCTACCATCTTGCTTTCAGGTCAGATAACCTTAATCTTAAACTCTCTTCTGAGGTAGGAGAAAACTTCTTCCTACAAACtttaatccttttcttcttcctcttgagATCCTTAGAAAGTCTAACCTTGATTTTCACGCTCTATTCAGTCCTCAGaagtattcccttctatttttttcttccatgtatCCTTGTCTCAGGTTCTCTTATCTGCCTTCCCCTGCCCCCCCTaatgttttcttctccaattccactacttgcttttttttcttttttttttccccccactactCCTCAAACCACTGAATGTCATAGCTGGAAAGAGATCTTTCACATCATCTAAACCCACCCCCTCATTTTCTATTAGATCGGAAGTGACAATTTGGAAAAGAGTAATTTTCTAGCTCTGTATacaatgggtgcttaataaatatttggcttGTGAATTGATTTGCAATGAGACTAGTGAGGTCCAGAGTAGCAAATTTGCACATTTTCTCACAGACTCctaatctaaggccctttcccATACACCCTCCTCGAATACAGAtctgacttttaattcttttccttttctgaagatGAAAAAGTAAACTATTCCGACTTTACTGaatagttttgaattcaggtcctggtTTCCCACTCCTTTGAGAACCTGATGATGATCTGTGTGACTCtgacaccccccccccctccatcTTGGATAACCACTGACTTTTTTATAGGGGGAAGTGAAACTTTCGGGTGTGGAGTTTGAACGGGAGACCACAGGCTAAGCTTAAAGGTTGAGAAAAATTGTTTGACTTTCTGAGCCCTTTCAGTCCTTCCACCCGCTTTCTATTGTAGGCTATGAGAGCTGGAACTTTTGCAATATTCCTAGGGCTCCTGCTGGCTTTGGGCAGCGGCCAGAGGGAGCCAGATACTGGGGTCCTATCTGCAGATGAGAGCTTGGAGAGAGAAGATACCGATCTCCCCCCTAGGACACCTGGGTTCTGTCAATCAGTCTCCTCCTGCAAGGAATGCATCCTTTCCCACTACAGATGCGCCTGGTGCAAGCTCCTGGTGAGGGGGATGTGATAAGGGTGtgtgagaaagacagacagacagagacagacacacccGTTTTTCCTTTTCTGCGTGTCACCCTAAGCTATCTGCAGGAAGTTCGAGGGCCCGGACCGCCGCTGGGAGTTATcttctggggaggggagggaaggggttAAGTTCTGGGGAGGGGAGGCCGGGGCTTGGCCGGGGAGGAAGCAGCCAAGTCAGGCCATGGAGAGGATGCTCTGGGGAGGGAGACTGAGCCGGGTCCGAGCGGAGTCGGGACCCCTGACTGATCGCCCCCCACCCCTCCACAGAACTTCACCGCtgcgggggaggaggaggggaggcgGTGCGCCCCGCGGGAGGAGCTGCTGGCCCGGGGCTGCCCCTCCGAGGAGCTGGAGGAACCCCGAGGACAGCAGGAGGTGCTACAAGATGAGCCCCTCAGCCAGGGCGCACAGAGCGACCGCACCACGCAGCTAGCCCCGCAGAGGGTTCGGGTGAAGCTGCGGCTGGGTGAGCCAGGGACCAGGGAGGAACGGAGTGGGGGGCGCGAGGGCTGGCCCCGGAGCCGGGCTGGGCAGCTAGCCCCGCAGAAGGTTCGGGTGAAGCTGCGGCTCACGGGGGCCAGGGAGGAACGGAGTGGGGGCGCGAGGGCTGGACCCGGAGCCGGGCTGGGCAGCTAGCCCCGCAGAGGGTTCGGGTGAGGCTGCGGCTGGGTGAGCCAGGGACCAAGGAGGAACGGAGGGGGGGCGCGAGGGGTGCACGCGGGACCCCGACGGCGCCTGAGCCGGACTGGGCAGCTAGCCCCGCAGAAGGTTCGGGTGAAGCTGCGGCTCACGGGGGCCAGGGAGGAACGGAGTGGGGGCGCGAGGGCTGGACCCGGAGCCGGGCTGGGCAGCTAGCCCCGCAGAGGGTTCGGGTGAGGCTGCGGCTGGGTGAGCCAGGGACCAAGGAGGAATGGAGGGGGGGCGCGAGGGGTGCACGCGGGACCCCGACGGCGCCTGAGCCGGACTGGGCAGCTAGCCCCGCAGAAGGTTCGGGTGAAGCTGCGGCTCACGGGGGCCAGGGAGGAACGGAGTGGGGGCGCGAGGGCTGGACCCGGAGCCGGGCTGGGCAGCTAGACCCGCAGGTACTTGGAAGGGATGACgactttcccctcctcccctcctcccggTCCGGCCCGGACCCCGCCCACAGGTGAGACGCAGCGGCTCCAGGTACGCTTCCGCCGAGTGGAGGGCTATCCGGTGGACCTGTACTACCTCATGGACCTGAGCTACTCAATGAAAGATGACCTGGAGCGCGTGCGCCAGCTGGGGCACGCGCTCCTGGTCCAGCTGCGGGGGGTCACCAGCTCGGTGCGCATCGGTGAGTATCCCCGTCCCAGTCTCCGTCCCGGCCCCCAGAGACTCACGTGTCCGAAGACCCCTCTCCTTTACAttagtagtttattttttcagttaaagaCAATTTTcgacattaatttttgtaagattttgagtttcaaattttttctacttcctccccttATCTCCATCCTCCCAATGACTTAAGTACCAAACTATATAGGTAGTACTAGTAGAAATCAGACTCTCCCTTTCTCCGAGGCTGTCTACATCTGGATACCAGAATTGTACAGGTCTGAGTCTCTCCCCAAATATTCCAGCTCGCTggtgagggcagggactttgcAGGTagctttgttctttttgttctgttctgttttttagttattaataagcattcatttgtttttataataatagcgttttattttttcaaaatacacgaaaagagagttttcaacattcacccttgcaaaattccaaatgtttctccctccctctccacctGGCCACTTCCCTCGACAGCAGGCAATCCAATagaaattaaacatgtgcaattcttctttcttccttcttttttatttgtttttaatacacattgctttatgaatcatgttaggagaggaaaatcagagcaaatgggaaaaaccatgggagagagaaaaaaacggAAAAAAGAAGTGTATTGATTTACACTCAGTCTCCTTGgtactttttctggatgcagatggcattttctatccaaagtcaatgggaattgctttagatcactgaaccactgagtaGAACCaattcttttatagttgatcatggcacattttgctgttattgggtacaatgtatttctgattctgcttgcttaactcagcatcacttcatgtaaaattttccaggcctttctaaaatcaacctgttcatcattttaaatAGAACAATATTTCCATTACCttcctataccacaacttgttcagctattccccaattgttgggcatctactaattttccaattctttgctgctacaaacatttttgatgggcagttcttctaaaatatttccatattcatcatgtagaaaaaaaatcagatcaaaaaaggaaaaaaaatgatctagtaaacaaacaacattaaaaaaggtGTAAATATTATGccgtgatccacattcagtctcagtcgtctctggatgcagatggctgtatccattccaagtctattggaattgacttgaatcacctcattgttgaaaagatcccagtccatcacagttgattatcacataatcatgttgcagtgtataatgttctcttggttctattcacttcacttagcatccagttcatgtaagtcttttcaggcctttctgaaatcagccttggAGGTATCTTTGTACAAGACTCACTGTGACCTTTCACCTCAGCCCTAAACTGAGCTCCACATTCAGAGCCCTGGTCTCCTTCCTATTCTTTAAACTAGTAGTAATTCTCCAAATGTGATCCAGAGAATCCTGGGGGTCTCTTAAACCCTTTCAGAAGGgataaatattcaaaattaatttttatttctgatgTGGTAAATGTCTATAAagataacccacataaacaaaaattctttggacagatcctcaatatttttttttaagtaatattttatggGGAtgagaggcagctagttggtgtagtgaatagagcaccaccccaagtcaggaggacctgagttcaaatgtgacttaggcacttaacacttccttactatgtgatcctgaacaagtcacttaaccccaattgcctcagccaaaaaaattaataataaaaaattttattacatcttaaaacaatttaaacatttttttttaccattggttaatttgatttgttttttaaaatttgatttaccTTTACTTTTGTTAATAGTTTTTAGtagtataaagatactgagaacaaaagtttgagaaccattaTTAAACAAGTTCCATTCCCaaactctctcttcctttttggcTCACCTTCTTCCTTTTAGACCTATTTCCCcagtcattttttcccctttctcaaacCTTGTTTATTCCTCAATTTTTGTGAATTTCTGACCTTTACAACTTTCTAATTACTTCCTACCCCCTTAGGATCCTTCAGTTATCCATTGTATCCATTCCATCCCAAAGTCTGCTCTACAGACTTTgctcttaattctttctttttttccaatatttgATGCACCCAGCCATCTATCCACTATATTCAACTATGTGAAGAGCTGAAAGAGGAAGAGATTTGTTCTAAATGGATATTGTAAAGACTGTTTATGTCTGATTTATGGGGGAAAGTTCTTaactttatatatagttataattataaCTGTCCAAttgaaaccagttccaattattcagtgatgaagaaagccatatacacacccagagagaggcgataggaactgagtgtgaaccacaacatagcattttcctgttttctgttgatgtttgccttcattttgttttccatctcaggtttttttattctttctagagctaatttttcttgtgcagcaggtataaatatgtatacatatattggatttaatatatattttaatatatttaacatgtattggactacctgccatctaggggaggaggtgggaggaaggttgagataatttggaatagaaagttttgcaagggtcagtgctgaaaaattatccatgtatatgttttgtaaataaaaaacaattttttttgtaaaaaaacaaacaaaaaaaactattataattgtccaaaagtagaatggctTGCCTCAGGAGATAAGTGGAGTCCCCTTCCTATCAGTAAGTAGGaattaggtggtgtagtggatagagcatccgACCTGGAGTTCAGAGGACCTGTGTCTAGCTaggtgaccctaagcaaatcacttacaCCCACCTAAAAATAGGAGTTAAACAGTAACTTGTCTGGCTATTTAGGTACAGATCGACTATTCCTGACACACTGACAAGCcctttttagtattgatattctGTGGTTCTGAATGTATCAACTAAAAATCCCCTCCTTCCAGGAGAGCAACtgcctctttcctctcccctccattTCCTAGAGATCCTTTTCTTCTCACTGTTCCAGGCTTTGGTTCCTTTGTGGACAAGACAGTATTGCCTTTTGTGAACACGATACCTTCCAAGCTTCAACATCCATGTCCCTCACGTCTAGAAAAATGCCAGCCACCCTTTAGTTTCAGACACGTGCTGCCCCTCACCGATAACGCCTCTGCCTTTGAGTATAAGGTGGAGCAGCAGAGTGTGTCGGGAAACCTCGACTCACCTGAAGGGGGTTTTGATGCCATCTTGCAGGCTGCCCTCTGccaggtgtgtatgtgtgtattttgtgGGAGAGAAAAGGGTCAcgctggaaattgaggggaactAGAGCTTGGGAGGGTGGGTACTCAAAGCTTAAGAAGACAAATTGTGAACAACTCAAGGAGCCTGGAGGACTATAGGGATGCTGGGGACAAAGGAATGGGAATAGCAGAGAATTTCATGAATAAAGGGTTCAGAGGGtttggaggggaaaaaggaaatcataaaggcaAAGCTGTGGACAGATGGATTTCTGAGAGTCTAAAATGTCAGTAGCTGCCAGAGGGGTGGCCAGGGGCAGGAGATATCTAATTTCCCCCTCACCTCATTATCACACTCTTGTACCTCAGGAGCAGATTGGCTGGAGAAACGTATCCCGACTGCTGGTATTTACATCAGATGACATATTCCACACAGCAGGGGATGGAAAGTTGGGTGGTATCTTCATGCCTAGTGACGGACACTGCCACCTGGATGCTAATGGTTTCTATAGCCGAAGCCGAGATTTTGTGAGagccccttttcttccttcataccTTAAGCCATAACttcataaaaaattttttattgaagctttttattttcaaaacatatgcaaggataacttttcaccattgacccttacaaaaccttgtgttccaatttctctccccttctccttcctcccctagatgacaagtaatccaatatatattaaacatgacaaaaatatatgtaaattcaaGATaggtatagatatttatacaattatcttgctgcacaagaaaaataagatcaaaaagaaaaaaaattcaagcaaacaacaacaaaagaagtgaaaatgctatgttgtgatccataatcagttcccacagtcctctctctgggtgtagataagGCCCACCTCTTTTACCAGGTATAGCCCCTTTCAGCCAGGTCCCTTTCATTTTCTGCCTCTCTGTTCCCTGGAACTGTCTAGCCACAGGTTAGTCCTCTCCTTCTAGATCCTAGAGGGTCTTTATCTGGGgtccttgaattttaaaaaaatgattgctATATTTCAGTAgaattagttttctttaaaatcctatgtgttttattttataaatttaaaaacatttttctgagaagggattaCCAGGGTGAACACCCAGAATGGAGGTGATCATGGGTTTGTGGGAATGacctgtttcctttcttttcctttttttaaaaataagttttgcaGAGcacattatttgtatttttaaatttttattttgtttttaatttctggaataaaacaagcattttcataacattgtataatttaaaaaagatgattgtatatgcAACTGAAAATCTGTTAGGTataacttgttattcctttttaaatatattagaaacgaattatgtaaatttattttttcattccctccccccgctCCCAATGGCTATCATTAGtcataaatatgtacatgtaaaATTATTATCTTTCGGTTCCTCAGGACTATCCTTCTGTGGGTCAAGTAGCCCATGCTCTATCCGCTGCCAACATCCAGCCCATCTTTGCTGTAACTAGTCCTGCATTGCCAGTCTACAAGGTGAAGCTTTTCTTGACCCCCATTCTCTTGACCCTCCATTTCCATCTTTCCACTCTTCTCAGCTTCTTCCCCCCCTTTAAAACCTTTCTAATGATCCCTGTGATTCCTTAGGAGTTGAGTAAGCTGATCCCTAAGTCAGCTGTGGGGGAGCTGAGTGAGGACTCCAGTAATGTTGTACAGCTCATCATGGATGCATACAATGTAAGcctggaagggggaggggagaacaaCACAGGGACTGGATGAGCAAAGAAGATGCATGGGAGTGAGGGTTGGGGGATGGAGAAGGGCACCATTCAAGGGCCCTGAGGAAGAACAAAGAGGAAGAAACTTTTTCTTGAATCATACACCATTATTGAACCATAATCACTCATTTCATTCCTTTGCCCCTATtacacacaaaacacacagaCAAATAAGGTATAGTCCTTAATCTCTAACAATTTACAGTCCAATAGAGCAAATCTaatttaatttgcttatattttttaaaaaagttttttttaaattttccccagttaaacataaaaacacaacttttttttggttatatatgtgcattttaaaaacatatttccttatgaatctgCTTATATATTTTAGTATTTCTATTATGTGGCAATTCGTTCCCCAACAAGACTTGTAGGAAGGGACTTCTTTAAAGATCATCTTCCAGACCAGGGATCAGCAAACTATCCCTGAGGGCCAATCCACACCCTGTTTTCATGCCCCATGAGCTAAGAATGGTCTTGATgtgtttaaatagaaaaaaaaattaaaaataaacaaattctaCTTAGTTTATGGATGGTACAAAAACAGCAAAAGGGCTGTGGATTGTAGAGAACTCCTGATTTCCATCCCAACCTCCTTGTTTTGCAATTGGGAACTTGAGGTTCAGGGGTAGTGATTTGTCCAAACTCACGTGGGGAATAGAATGCAGGTCTCCGGAGCTCTAGACCACTAATTTTTGATTTACACTGTCTTATTTCttaattctttgagggcagggacattGTATTCAAATTCTCTTGTTTTGTAGAACTAATAGAGCTCTGCAtggaacttaataaatttttattttcttgtgttgAATAAAAAGGGGTCCATAGGATGGGTAAGGAGGTTAGGAACTGGCTATTGGACTAGTGGGGGTTTTATGTGGATCAGgatgagggggaggaaggagaggttCATCTCCACATTGTGATTCTCAACCTTATACCCTATGCAGAGGCTGTCTTCCACTGTGACTCTGGAGCACTCACCACCTCCTCCTGGGATCCACATTTCTTATGAGTCCCAGTGTGATAGTTCTGAGATGAAGGAAGGCAAAGATGATCAAGGCCAATGTAGTCAAGTCCGAATTAACCAAACGGTGAGATAGGAGCAGGGGTGGGAAATAGAACAATGTGGGATTGGGGGATAAAGGGATAAAGGAGCAATATAAGAGTGATTTGAGATTTTGGAGGCTGAgtatttactctctctctctctctctctctc
Protein-coding sequences here:
- the ITGB7 gene encoding LOW QUALITY PROTEIN: integrin beta-7 (The sequence of the model RefSeq protein was modified relative to this genomic sequence to represent the inferred CDS: deleted 2 bases in 1 codon) — translated: MRAGTFAIFLGLLLALGSGQREPDTGVLSADESLEREDTDLPPRTPGFCQSVSSCKECILSHYRCAWCKLLNFTAAGEEEGRRCAPREELLARGCPSEELEEPRGQQEVLQDEPLSQGAQSDRTTQLAPQRVRVKLRLGETQRLQVRFRRVEGYPVDLYYLMDLSYSMKDDLERVRQLGHALLVQLRGVTSSVRIGFGSFVDKTVLPFVNTIPSKLQHPCPSRLEKCQPPFSFRHVLPLTDNASAFEYKVEQQSVSGNLDSPEGGFDAILQAALCQEQIGWRNVSRLLVFTSDDIFHTAGDGKLGGIFMPSDGHCHLDANGFYSRSRDFDYPSVGQVAHALSAANIQPIFAVTSPALPVYKELSKLIPKSAVGELSEDSSNVVQLIMDAYNRLSSTVTLEHSPPPPGIHISYESQCDSSEMKEGKDDQGQCSQVRINQTVSFWENIHATSCLPHPHLLKLRVLGFSEELSVELHTLCDCNCSDVQLQAPHCSHGQGDLQCGVCDCAPGRVGRLCECSEAELSSPDLETGCRAPNGTGPLCSGKGQCWCGRCSCNGQSSGDLCECDNASCERHEGVLCAGFGQCRCGVCHCDANHTGRACECSKETGRCESPSGLCNGHGSCRCNQCQCQEGYYGATCDQCPGCKTACERHRDCAECGAFKSGPLANNCSLACAHANVTVSPMSVPDDRWCKERSADNQLLVFLVESEAEGRVVLRVKPQERGADHTQAIVLGCTGGIVVVGLLLVLAYRLTVEIYDRREYNRFEKERKQLNWNQDDNPLYRSAVTTTINPRFQTENLQ